Sequence from the Scomber scombrus chromosome 1, fScoSco1.1, whole genome shotgun sequence genome:
TTCTGTTCTTTGGCGTTGGTGAAGCATCCAGTGAAGTAGATGAACAGAATGGTGAAGAAAGGAATATACCTGAAATAGGATGAAAGGCATGTTCTTATAACATGTACTATGGACTGATCACAGGTAGATTCACGCATGTCTTTGTAAGTGGGATGATGCAAACATTTGCTAAGAGGTGCAGTATGTGTTTATCCACAATTTAGTTAAAAATATCAccctaaaaaggaaaaatgtatttttcactttGATGATAATTCATGAAATGTTTTGGCGAGAAAAACCTTTTAACATTAATGAACTAATATGTTTTTCATCTGGAAGAATTactgataaatattacataccATACACGTATTAACACCTCATACACAGTTTCACTTAAGAGTTTAACTACCAACCTAAATCTGTGTTATAGGTACATCAAACTGCAGGTAACCATAGGAACAGTACTCACTGTAAGCCAAACTCTTCATGACCACTTAACTGTAAAACAAATCTAAACAAGGATTAAACTGACTGAAGTCCAAATATGAGTACACCAATAAATTCTGAGTTGTCCtgataaagaaaatgatgaacCTGTTGAATGAAACAACACCCTGCGACTTCTCATCGTGTACTATAACTTACGtaacacttacatactgtacCCTGCCCAAACTCTGGTGCTGAAAGTAAACACTGCAACATTGGCCCTGTAATAGTGTGATTAAGAAATGTGTCCCTGCAGGACAGAGGCTTGTTGCATAgtgctgcctttttttctttctttctttctattttcaaCCAGTGcctttattgttgttgtttgtttttttagttttttacagcTTCTCACTTCtgcaacattaataataaatctcATTACCCTGCTAGGATTCAGTGactttagtgattttttttaattctatctTGTAGTCACAGTTtgtgatttgtcttttttgttattttaatcatataaatttgattattattttctctctttgcactgtagtatttttcattcatttgtttcgCCAGCTCAATCCGTCCTGTCCAGAGgtgcaataataaaacaacacacacaacagatcACATCATTACACCCATGGCATCAGTATTGTCTAGCACAAACTAAAAATCCTGTTACAGGCAGACTGAGGATATTATAATTGTGCCACTTAACTGTCATACAACTGTCCAAATTTGTGAGAAAAGAAGGGATAGACACACACCCTCCTCTTACTGCTTATAATAAAACCCAATCCCTTTCTCTGTTGTCAAAATATACCCTGTTAAGAGACAAAGAAgattatttccttccttctctgcATGCAgttattttctaaaatgacaCTACAGCCATTAAAATCGGATTCATTATTCAAACTTTGCTTTATACTGACACTGTATATTCTGCTATGTTCCACTCATTTCCTATCACTGTGTACACACAGCCCAGATAATTATCACAGACACGTACCACATTAAATGTCCCAGCTGTTCATCGTAGTAATACAGCAGCTCAAAGGAGTCAATCTGtgaaagaagaacagaaagcAAGAATCATTATCAGAAACTCATCACAGGATTATCAGGCACAGTGTACAATATGTTGCTCTGCACTGGTTGGTCAGCAGCGAGGTACAACACAGCCTTATACAACAGTGCCACCTACTGTTCCACTAACATTTAGTAGCAGGTGGTAAATTAGAGAGAAAAACCTGTATATGAGAGCAGAGAAACATCACGAATGCAGACGCTTGCATACCGTGAAAAatgggtcactgaatggtttgatgtgaaaatgatgtgaatcacaTGCTGTCACATTTGCAGTCACCAGATAAGATGGAGCTGTCAAACAACATCAAAACATCGAATGAGAGAATATTTTTAGGGAAAATCATGTTTATCCTTCCAGTATGGTACAGAGACTTggagaatatatatataaatacagtttgtactataatattatagtataataattaaaaatcatTAATACACTAAAAAAATCGGTCTGAAATCCTTCTACAGTTACAATCTCTTCTTGgtgtttaaagctttattatttaGTTATGGGATTAAACTAAAACGATGTACACACTTGAACTGCCCTTGTCACACCCTAagttagtttgtgttttattttggaacGTTGTTCTCccccttgtgtattttgttagttttacttcctgtgtttccccttccttggttgatttcctcatgtgtttcacctgtcttgtgtctctcacctgtgtcctgttagtGATTACTAcgtctatataggttttggttttctgttcagtcctTGTCCaatctctgtgtttgtgctgtggaGTTTTTGCCTGAGTTCTTTcggcctgtgtttttctgttgagttGTGTATTCCTGGTTTGGCCAATAAAGTGCCCTTTTTGTCCCGAGACTGTCTGCCTTTTTGGATCACTCCACGCTACTCATCGTGACAGCCCTCTCTGAGGTAAATCCTTATTCAAACCGTAATATgctaatacattttacatatcAAGTCTCCTCAGGACCTCTGTAGGCAGCTTTATAGTGTagtgtttaatttcatttaagaACTCCCATCAGTGACAGCACAGGGGAAAAAAGGTGCATTGCAAATACTTATTACTACTTCATGTCCATCAGTGCACATGATTTCTGGCAGTATTATGAGGGAACACACTGTATACCTCTACAGGCTCTACAGCTTCATAAACTATGTGATGAGTCTATACGTATCAAACAGAGACATCTGAACTAAAATAATAACCATTTCTAATAAGTAAAAATTTGATCAGACTAATCTCAAATTGTCAGATGGCAACTCTGATGTTTGTACAATAAAACATGCTTTATAGGgtctttatattcatttatatatcaGTTTTGATATATCAAAAACAGTATGGCGTAGATATGAGAGGTTAACATACTGCTGCTCACAgcaattaatgttttaaaaccacaaaatagcAGAAAAGAtgcttattatatttatatattaagtTTTATGTGCAGTCAGTGATACCATCCAAGGAGATAGAAATCTATCCAAATAGCAAGAGGTATGTAACTAGGGATGTTAAACATACTATGAACATAAACAGATTGCTTCAAGAACAAGGACACAAGATAACTGCAATGTGCAGAAAAAATAAGGAGCTATAATGAATGCTGAAGAGGTTACACAAGCCACAGCGGTAAAAGGCTTTTAAAagcaacaataacaaacacttATGGGACACCCTATGAAGGGGTTGACTGCACTGTCAGCCACTCAGGAAGCATTAGTGGCAGACAATGAGTTtgcaaatgaaatgaacatttttttaatcttggtTTGATGAAGGGAATAATTCAAATCATTCTCAATTCAGTCGCACCTGTGCAGTCATATAGAACTGATGTTTCTGCTTAGCAGGTGAACacaatctttaaaacatttaatttagagGAAGGCCACAGGTTCATTAAGCTTCACTGAGTTTGCACCTGTGTAGAAATCTATTTCTCATTGTTTTATAGACGCACACATAATTCTTGAAATGCAGGAGATATTGTACCTCTTCCAAAGAATGAATTTCCTAAGAAACACAGTGATTATCATCCTGCAGTATTAATCCCTACTGTGATGGAAACCTTTAAAAGAAGTGTGGTTTGGAGGCTCTCCAAGTCTGTTAAGTGCACCACTTTGAATACAAGTGAAATTATAGTGCAGAATAAGTATATTGATACATCTGATATCAAAACATCTACACAGGCTTAAAAGTACAACTCGGTCTCTCTTCTTAGATATCTTAGAAACCAGCCGCAGTGCTTATTAGCAAAGATGATTAAACTAGAGGTGAATCCTTTTCTGATTCAGTGGTACCATTCATTTCTTACAAATAGCCTGAGATGGTTCAACTTGCactattcactctcttttatctctgtacctgaaatatttggctttttagctgctaaatgttcgcAAGCTAATTGTTAACTGTGTCTGGGCTGAGCAGGTGGTGTACATTGAGTTTTTAGAGCTTATTCTCTGCTAAACTGCTAAACAGATAATTTCAGAGAgttgatattttcatttttcttgttttgtccaaccaaagccccaaaatccaaagataatCTGCTGTAGGCCAAAGAcaatcattaaatcatcacatttgagaagctgaaaacaGCTATTATTTAGCATTTCTCCTGAaaaaccccccccaaaacaTTCAACAAGTGAACCAATGACACTCCGAGCATTATGTAAGAGATTACTGGATACAAGGACACATAATGTACCTGTCAGTGTGAATATCGTTggcatttttttcccttaaacACCATGGAAAGAGAAATCTGGTTTCCTCCTTTAGGTTAAGGGATTaagaaaaacctgaataacACAGCATGGTTTCCGCTGGACAAACCTAATTTCTCGGTCTGATACCACATAGACATATCTGGTTTTCTAAAAAGGGTTTTTATGTGTATGCAGATGCTCAACAAAGCCCAACACAGAAAGAATCAGCAGTGCACTGAGCTGAAAAGATCTCAGGCAAGTCTCACAGCTGTGCTTTCCTGCAACCAAAACAATTAAATCTATAGTTTGACTCAACTTAAATGACTTTGTCTAAATAAGTAAGTGTTCAAAGTTCAGCAGGATATTTATATATGCACAGAGAGGAGGGGGCTGTGCGCTCAGAGCCTGTACTTTCGCTGTGCCGTCAGTACTCTTTtggggcgttcagaccaaaagcgtctgacgcgaattgagcagcaagtctacatagaaataTACAAGCGATTTTtccgcgtcagacgcttttggtgtgaacgcagctttaAAGCGTCAACCTCACATCACTAAACAGGTGTCTTATATAACATCAACTTTCAATACACTGAAAATATGACCATCTTGAGTTCAAAAATAAATTTGGGATTATAGAGgagaaatataattttatataacTGCATGTAAGTGTTAATTTCAGAGTACTCAGGTTATtacatgtaaacatgttttataactTCTGGCCTTAACCTGATTTCTCACTATAATACCTTGTGTTCAAATTGGGCCAGTGCTGATAATCCTAACACGTAACAAACATGCATGAGTTAACCTGTaagtctttatttatctttatttcattttattgtatttatgcATCTTGCTGACAGCCACATCACTGTCACAAGAATAGCACTTTGTTTTTAGTCAGGAAATCATGatctgacaaagaaaaaaaaatgcaatagcAATGCAagagcaaagagaaaaataagCTTCACTCATCCAGGATCCAACAAGTATAacaatacagaaatgttttgtgtggTGTGTTCAGTTTCGCAAACAAGTCAAGACAAGCTCAGTTTTAATGTCACTGAACAGTCTCAGGAGAGTCGCAGtacacaaaacagaaacagttttttgttgtattatgACATTATGACAGATGATAAGAAACTAacatactgtgtgtatatatatatatatatatatatacctgcATAGGGACTAGTACTTCTATCACAAAACATTCCCGGTGGATTACAGTATTCCCAGTATCCCAATCATGGCATAAAACTGTACTCTACTTGTGCCATCAAACAAAAAGCGAGTCTTACCAGCGAGGTGGGTTTGAGGTCTTTGATGATCGGGTTTTCTCTGACCGACAGGTGCAGCTGGTAGCCACTCAGGATGAGCCGGTGGTTGATGGAGTCTCCCACCAGGTGGATGCTGGCCCCCATGACGAAAGTGATGATACAGAGGTAGACTGCTGAGCGAGGCAGCGCCTGCGGACTGCGTTCAATCAACTGTAAggagcagcaacacacacatacacacatatatatctataaatatatatatacatgtatacacGTTGCTCTGATTGATTTTAAGGCATTACACAATTTGGCCCTTGACTTGCTAAACTTATACAGCTAGGATTAGCAAGGCTTCTCAGAACCTGATTGCACCACACTCGAAATTCAAGACCCGTGAAGATCTAGCTTCTGTCGTCCTGGCTTCTACATCATGGAGCAGTCTCCATAACTGATCCAAGGTCGGATCAGTTTTAAATGTCATCTCAAAACCTATTTATTCTCCAAAGCATTTTATTGATACTTCCCTGCTCTGATTTGTTCTTATTCTTTAACATGCATTTCTTatctttattataaatatttattcaaatgCTTTTATTGTCCTTTCTACTTACATATTCTTCGTAAATGATATCTATTTTAGAGGACATACCTGCTTTTCATCTGCTGCAGTGTGCCTGTGCTTCACTTCCAAGAAATCACTTTAAACTGcatatattataatatgatgTCTTTTTCCTTGACTTTTCTGCTAAAGGGTGTATGCGTCTTGTCTTTGTCTGCTCAGCCATGGTGGCTACTTTATATCTGTTTATGCTGACTACCCTGCTCTTAACTTTATTTCACACAAAGTGTGTTAGTTTACCCATAAACATAAAGTCCTTCAACTGATTGCATCTGTCTTTTTCCTCACAATACTCCCAAAATTTGTAGCACCcaaggaaaaacaaactcatAGATAACAAGGCTGGCTTTtattgtctaaaaaaaaactatctcTTTTGCTTGTATTCTAGATATGTTTTCTTCTATTCAAAGTATTCACTTCTTGTCACTGCTACAGAAGTGACCctaaactgaactgaacccCAGAGAACTCCACGTCCCAGCCTCTGAAAAGCAGGCAAGTTTCTATTGGCTATTTACTTTGCTATTCTGTGAAAAGATGAGATTTGTGTCTGTTTACCTTCAGAAAAGTCAGTAACTGGAAAACAATATACAAACTTCTAGCAATGCCAATAGCTCAGTTAACACTGGATTTTCCCATCCATCGGCATTATgatcatactgtacatgcattgAAGAGACAGGTTAATTGCAAGCAAATAACATTCAATACTGATAAATCAGGAGCAGCAAATTTAGTATGAGCAGAAACTAACTTCTGATCCTTGTGGGgatattatttcattatagGGGCAAAAGTAACATTAAGCAGGGTAAAAGATAAGTTACATTGATATGAAAAAGCTTTATATCTTGTTCTCTTATACAGTTTATGAACCTTATGTTCATCATTTACAACATGTGACACAGCCTTGTACGGGAGGGAAATGGATTGCAGTACTTTGTGCTTTTGTGTCTCAAGGTGAATGTATTATGATAAATATAAGAAATGTATAGCAGGGAcactttaaaatctaaaaatgcaAACGCAAACGCAAGATGCATACTTTTTATTTGCTGTCATTCAGTCTTtgtgtatataaaatatttcttattcACAAGGTCGCATTACTGTACGTTTCTCTGCAGTGATGGAATAAGAGTGCACAGTGAACCATCAATCATATCAGGAATTTAAGACATTCAGCATAGTAAGCATGTATTGTAACAGTAAATGTCATTCATAATTGATAAGAGGTTCACTAGCTTCCTGCTGTTGTTTAGAAACCCAATTTTAAAGTAACTGATTGTGATACAAATATTTCTTACATAtctgaaatatttactttttaaagcaAAGTGATTCTACTgatctgtaaaatatatatatacatttttttgtcactttaatgTGATAATGTTTCGTCCAAATTATGgggtgcgtgcgtgtgtgatttttggttttgcttctgctttgttttgcttGCTTTTGTTGTGTAAAGTACTTTGTGCTACATTTTATTGAATCAatagtgctatataaataaagtctgattgattgattgataatcaCTTTACGCTTCTCTGAAGACtaagcagcaactaccacagTTTAGGGCTAAAGCCAGTGgagaagtaccttaaagtgtaATGCCACCACATGAcgctagatgctggctccaaataaatcaattactcCCATTCGAAATGAGTTCTTCAATGGGTCATATGTTCTCAATTGCTAAATTTGTGCCCCTGTAATAAGtatgctggtggtcattttggaaaatgttgcTCTGTTCGCTGCCCAGCTCTGGGACTCGCAGTCAGACTATAGTCacaatatttcagtgtttaatgttacttgattacgaTACCTGTCCTGTCACCCAAATGTGCACTGCCGCTCATTGTCCCCCAGTATAGTAGAGTTCACTTTGGTCTGAGGTAGTGGGGCCTGTTTCCAGAGCATGAAAGGCAACATCCTGCACTCCTTATTTGTAAGGTCTTAGCTCCAAAGGGAAAAGATGGCACCAACCATAACAAGTCTGAACTTCAAACCAGCACCAatacaaaccaatgggtgatatCACACCTCACTATAGCTATCTTCATATATAGTCTGGGGTTACAGCCAGTGGCTTTCAGTTTGATCATATGTTGTAAactgcatcattttgagacatcTATATCTGTATACAGTAGGTATATGCATCTACCTTTTATCATGATGTCTTCTATTTAGTCCAGCTGAAGAGTTTCAATAAGTGTACTTCTTTGTTCCTCCCCTACAGAAATACAAGGGCACTGTGTTCAGACTTACCTTGAGCATAAGAAATGGCGTTATGACATtgtaggccatgtggaaatagTCTCCAGCACTGGGCCTGTTCAGGGGGAACCATTCCAGAGGAAGGATGATCTAAACACAATACCAAGAAACTGTTTGTGCTCATTGCTGCAAGGAACATTTGAtacatttgattttcttttttcacaacATATTTAAAACTACAGTAGGTATGGATCTTCCTTACCATCACAATAGGTCTTCCAAAGTCCAGTATCCAGTTCTGCAGAGTCAACCAGAACCACAGGTCAAAGTGGAAACGCCTTTTCTTCTGGTACGCATTTTCCTTCAAACCACGAGTGCTGTAAACAGACATTTTCAGTGACTGTGAGTCAGTGTTATAAAGCAACGTAAGATCCAGTTATAAAAACAAAGGGCATCACGGACATTGACCCTTTAATGGACATGTTGGAAATACTTAAAGTTTACTGTGGTGTTTACTACTGCAGTAAAGTCAGATTAAAATACCCAAATGCTTTTGCTGCTCTTTACTTTTCTACTTTATTACCACTTTAAGTTAGGTCAATATCTTTACAGAGAAAGGTAATCGAGCACTTTGTTTAAAATCGCACTTTGTAAtggaaatcttaaaaataatTTCTAGAAATACATTCACTTTTGCATCCACATACTTAAGCAGACTATggtaaatatgtaaaataaggAAAGACCTAAATTACACAGTATGGTTTATAAGAAGTAGGGGTGCAGCGGTTCAACGGGCCCacagttcagtttttatttcgGTTTTTGTGTCACAGCTCTGGTTTCGGTTCGGTTAGCTTTTCATTACCATTTCCAGTGTTCTCTctgtattttgtcttatttgcaAAAATAATATTCTGATTATTGATAATGCATGAAATCAACATAATTCTTTTAAAAGCGTTACTTAACCTAATTAAACAAGCGTAATACTTTATTACGcttacattattatgttttgtcttatttgcaaaaatgtatttttaaaacagtGCTAGTTTCACTACTATTTCACACAGAGGCGTCGTTGTTCTACAACATGAGGATGTGCACTCTCATTCGCCTGCCAGCATGTCAGTGGATCAGCATCCACATGACATGTTGTCTGCTGCTTTGTACGAGCTGACCTCCTGCTCAATGATTTGGGAAAAGGGCTTGGTCTGCTCCTCATCTTTGAAAGCTCTCATAATAGCTCTGCCATAGCCGTCTTCTTCTCAGGAGGTGATGAGTATTCTTTTTGTGGTTTCTGTGGGTGGCCAATCTCCCCCCCTGCTTCACTGCATTGATTCTGCGAGAAAGAATAAGTGACACgtaatttatcattttgagATTAACAACTGTGAAAAAGACTTTGGATGAATCATAATAACTGTAAACCTAACAGCTTTTCAGTCACCACAACAATACCTACTGTTCATGCTCCAGAATTTGTGTGACGAGATCCCCGTAGATTATGAGGGAGGAGGCTTGATCCAGGAAAAGGCAGGGATTTAAAAACCGGATCACGCTCTGTAGCTCTCTGAAGAAGGTCTTAAAGATAACGGTCTTTACACCTTTTTCCAGGTCTTGGGTTGATGGCTGTCTTTGCTTCTTTGATGGTTGCACTGTCCTCATGTATTGAGGTTGTGGATTTGAGCATCATTTTCTTCAAATGGGAGGATCGTTGACACGGGGGGTTATTTCAGGGCTCCTGAGGGCCGTTAATGTTCTCAGCAGTCAGTCAGTATGGTGATGTCCTTAACAGACCTCCTCAGAGGTCAATTAAGGGAGAGTGGAtggcaggctgctgctgctccacatGAGGTTTAAGCATATCATGTGTGGTATTTCACTAAGTTACAGACAGCCTCTGTGGTTGCAAAGCTTTTAGTTAATCtgttttatcttgtattttacacctgtttttatttagtttcccCTTTTATCCCTTTTtacctgtttcaatgtttttagtttttattttttaacccatgctgtttattttaacttgctCTAGTTGTTTGCccttgttttattgctttaaatgtaaagcattttatgtatgaaaggtgctatgtaaataaagttactatcattattattattattgttattgttaggTTGAGACATTATAGATTAGCTTATGTGTAGCATCTCCTCCTTGGATGACAAAACATGGTGAGCTGTGGTGCTTTGAGAAAAAGTCACCCCTCTCCCAGGAGGTGGGACATCGGACTGAGTGAGACTGCCCTCTACGCTGTAAGGTTTTGAACGGGGACAAGTCCATCAGCATCTTTTCTTAACATTCAGTGTTTTGTGCGTTGCCTGTGGTGACTGGGATTGT
This genomic interval carries:
- the LOC133978125 gene encoding ceroid-lipofuscinosis neuronal protein 6-like, producing the protein MQTTRKRRGKESKSQKVATQNSTRGLKENAYQKKRRFHFDLWFWLTLQNWILDFGRPIVMIILPLEWFPLNRPSAGDYFHMAYNVITPFLMLKLIERSPQALPRSAVYLCIITFVMGASIHLVGDSINHRLILSGYQLHLSVRENPIIKDLKPTSLIDSFELLYYYDEQLGHLMWYIPFFTILFIYFTGCFTNAKEQKKLPVSGWLLLGPSALYYWYLVTEGQITELFLITFLAMVVMVIHQQCKGLSLDSNGLFLFCSFSVTVLLVALWVVYLWNDQVLREKYPGLIYVPEPWSYYTLHIKENH